One segment of Proteus appendicitidis DNA contains the following:
- a CDS encoding exoribonuclease II has translation MFQDNPLLAQLKQQLHAQTPRVEGLVKGTDKGFGFLEVDGQKSYFIPPPQMKKVMHGDRVIAAVHTNGDKESVEPEELVEPFLTRFVGRIQKKEGDNRLWIIPDHPLLKDAIPCRPAQGLTHSFVDQDWAVAVMRRHPLNKGDKGFQAEITDYITDKDDHFAPWWVTLMRHQLERDAPEMSDEALTLHDTLPREDLTSLSFVTIDSASTEDMDDALFIRKEENGQLTLFIAIADPTAYILPNSELDKIAAQRALTNYLPGFNIPMLPRELSDNICSLRPNEKRPALVCQVNITEDGALLEDIHFYSAWVESKAKLVYDNISDWLESENAQWQPENEMVHEQVMLLKEMCEKRHEWREKHALVFKERPDYRFILDEGGNVLDIVAEKRRIANRIVEEAMITANICAAKVLAKNLGFGVYNVHTGFDPLYIDQVVQTLKDNGIETTSESLLTLEGFCQLRRELDNQPNQFLDSRIRRFQNFAEIKAEPGPHFGLGLEAYATWTSPIRKYSDILNHRLLKAIISKESAEKPQEEDGIRIAERRRANRMAERDVGDWLYARFLKPFAGTETPFNAEIIDITRGGVRVRLVENGAVAFIPAPFLHAVRDEIQCSQETGTVIVKGETAYKLNDIIPVRIEDVKLETRNIVARPI, from the coding sequence ATGTTTCAAGACAATCCGCTGCTTGCACAGCTAAAACAGCAACTCCATGCCCAGACACCGCGCGTGGAAGGCCTTGTAAAGGGAACAGATAAAGGCTTTGGCTTCCTTGAAGTTGATGGTCAGAAAAGCTATTTTATTCCCCCTCCGCAAATGAAAAAAGTGATGCACGGCGACCGAGTTATTGCTGCCGTTCATACAAACGGTGATAAAGAATCGGTTGAACCTGAAGAACTAGTCGAACCTTTCTTAACACGTTTTGTCGGTCGTATTCAGAAAAAAGAAGGTGACAACCGTCTGTGGATAATCCCAGATCACCCGCTTTTAAAAGACGCCATTCCTTGCCGCCCAGCTCAAGGCTTAACACATAGCTTTGTTGATCAAGATTGGGCTGTTGCCGTTATGCGTCGTCATCCACTGAATAAAGGTGATAAAGGTTTTCAGGCTGAAATTACAGACTATATTACCGATAAAGACGATCACTTTGCGCCTTGGTGGGTAACCTTAATGCGTCATCAGCTTGAACGTGATGCACCTGAAATGAGTGACGAAGCGCTCACACTACATGACACTTTACCTCGTGAAGATCTGACTTCTCTCTCCTTTGTCACTATTGATAGTGCTTCAACAGAAGATATGGATGACGCCCTCTTTATTCGTAAAGAAGAGAACGGTCAACTCACACTCTTTATCGCTATTGCAGATCCAACCGCTTATATTCTGCCTAACAGTGAATTAGATAAAATTGCCGCACAACGTGCGCTAACTAACTATCTGCCAGGCTTTAATATCCCAATGTTGCCTCGCGAACTATCAGACAATATTTGCTCATTACGCCCTAATGAGAAACGTCCTGCATTAGTTTGCCAAGTTAACATCACTGAAGATGGCGCTCTGCTTGAAGATATTCATTTCTACTCTGCATGGGTAGAATCAAAAGCTAAACTGGTTTATGACAACATTTCAGATTGGTTAGAAAGTGAAAACGCCCAATGGCAACCTGAAAATGAAATGGTTCATGAGCAAGTGATGTTATTAAAAGAGATGTGTGAAAAACGTCATGAATGGCGTGAAAAACATGCTCTGGTCTTTAAAGAACGCCCTGATTACCGTTTTATTCTTGATGAAGGCGGCAATGTTTTAGATATCGTTGCGGAAAAACGCCGTATCGCAAACCGCATTGTTGAAGAAGCAATGATCACCGCCAATATCTGTGCGGCAAAAGTGCTGGCGAAAAACTTAGGTTTTGGCGTTTACAACGTTCATACAGGCTTTGATCCACTTTATATCGATCAAGTTGTACAGACTTTAAAAGATAACGGAATTGAAACTACGTCTGAAAGTTTATTAACGCTTGAAGGTTTCTGCCAATTGCGTCGCGAGCTTGATAATCAGCCAAATCAGTTCCTTGATAGCCGTATTCGCCGCTTCCAGAACTTTGCTGAAATCAAAGCAGAGCCTGGTCCTCACTTTGGTTTAGGATTAGAAGCTTACGCAACATGGACTTCACCTATTCGTAAGTACAGTGATATTTTAAATCACCGTTTGCTCAAAGCGATTATCAGTAAAGAAAGTGCTGAAAAACCACAAGAAGAAGATGGCATTCGTATTGCAGAGCGTCGCCGTGCTAACCGTATGGCAGAGCGTGATGTAGGTGATTGGTTATATGCACGTTTCTTAAAACCTTTTGCTGGCACTGAAACACCATTTAATGCAGAAATTATCGATATTACGCGTGGTGGTGTTCGTGTTCGTTTAGTTGAAAACGGTGCTGTTGCCTTTATTCCTGCACCATTCTTACATGCTGTACGTGATGAAATTCAATGTAGCCAAGAAACAGGCACCGTCATTGTAAAAGGCGAAACTGCTTATAAGCTCAATGATATCATTCCTGTACGCATTGAAGATGTAAAACTAGAAACACGTAATATCGTTGCTCGCCCTATCTAA
- the nth gene encoding endonuclease III, whose amino-acid sequence MNQAKRIEILTRLRDNNPQPTTELKFDSPFELLISVLLSAQATDVSVNKATAKLYPVANTPQAILNLGVDGLKKYIKTIGLYNTKAENVIKTCQILVDKHNSEVPENREALEALPGVGRKTANVVLNTAFGWPTIAVDTHIFRVSNRTGFAPGKNVNEVEQKLLKVVPAEFKVDCHHWLILHGRYTCIARKPRCGSCIIEDLCEFKEKTDPE is encoded by the coding sequence ATGAATCAAGCAAAACGTATTGAAATTCTAACTCGGTTGCGCGATAACAATCCGCAACCAACGACAGAGCTAAAATTTGACTCTCCGTTTGAACTATTGATCTCCGTGTTACTCTCTGCACAAGCAACCGATGTGAGTGTAAATAAAGCAACAGCCAAGCTTTACCCCGTTGCCAATACACCACAGGCAATACTGAATTTAGGTGTTGATGGTCTTAAGAAATACATTAAAACCATCGGTCTCTATAATACTAAAGCTGAAAATGTGATTAAGACGTGTCAAATCTTAGTCGATAAACATAACAGTGAAGTACCTGAAAACAGAGAAGCCCTAGAAGCCTTACCCGGCGTCGGTCGCAAAACCGCTAATGTCGTTTTAAACACGGCATTTGGCTGGCCAACAATCGCTGTCGATACGCATATCTTTAGAGTGAGTAATCGCACAGGTTTCGCTCCAGGTAAAAATGTTAATGAAGTTGAACAAAAGCTGTTAAAGGTTGTTCCAGCAGAGTTTAAAGTTGATTGCCATCATTGGCTTATTCTTCATGGTCGTTATACCTGCATTGCACGAAAACCACGGTGTGGCTCTTGTATTATTGAAGATCTTTGTGAATTTAAAGAAAAAACAGATCCTGAGTAA
- a CDS encoding electron transport complex subunit E, with translation MNSIKALFSQGLWTNNSALVQLLGLCPLLAVSSTATNALGLGLATTLVLFCTNVAVSSLRRWVPSEIRIPIYVMIIASVVSAVQLLINAYAYGLYQSLGIFIPLIVTNCIVIGRAEAFAAKNEVFPSAIDGLAMGLGATAALFVLGAIREVLGNGTLFDGADLLLGEWAQVLRIEIVHLDSPFLLAILPPGAFIGLGFMLAAKYLIDERQKKRSTLTTKTYEKEQGCGSHIVKN, from the coding sequence ATGAACTCAATTAAAGCGCTCTTTTCTCAAGGGTTATGGACCAATAACTCAGCTTTAGTTCAACTACTGGGTTTATGTCCTTTACTTGCCGTTTCTTCTACTGCCACTAACGCATTAGGCTTAGGGCTTGCAACAACATTAGTGCTCTTTTGTACTAATGTGGCGGTTTCAAGTTTACGTCGTTGGGTTCCTTCTGAAATTCGTATCCCAATTTATGTTATGATAATTGCGTCTGTCGTCAGTGCTGTGCAATTACTGATCAATGCGTATGCCTACGGCTTATATCAATCTTTAGGGATCTTCATTCCATTGATCGTCACTAACTGTATTGTTATTGGTCGTGCTGAAGCGTTTGCCGCTAAAAATGAAGTCTTTCCTTCCGCTATTGATGGTTTAGCAATGGGATTAGGCGCAACCGCGGCACTCTTTGTTTTAGGTGCAATACGTGAAGTTTTAGGTAACGGCACATTATTTGATGGTGCAGATTTACTATTAGGTGAATGGGCGCAAGTATTGAGAATTGAGATAGTACATTTAGACTCACCCTTCTTACTTGCCATTTTGCCACCGGGTGCTTTTATCGGCTTAGGCTTTATGTTAGCAGCAAAATACCTGATCGATGAAAGACAGAAAAAGCGCAGCACTTTGACAACGAAAACTTACGAAAAAGAACAAGGCTGTGGTAGTCATATCGTCAAAAATTAA
- the rsxG gene encoding electron transport complex subunit RsxG: protein MIEILKRHGLTLAIFAACTTGLTAVVYHLTANTIAEQVSLEKQKLLDQVIPQSIYNNNLSKDCYLLMAPELGNTKPHKLYVARLDGKPVAAALESTAPDGYSGAIELLVGADFTGNVLGVRVTAHNETPGLGDKIETRISDWITTLSNKFISSENDPHWAVKKDGGDFDQFTGATITPRAVVNSSKRTAWLIQSLPEKLDTLSVCEAN from the coding sequence ATGATCGAAATCTTAAAACGTCATGGGTTAACATTAGCTATCTTTGCTGCCTGTACGACAGGTTTAACTGCGGTGGTTTATCACTTAACGGCAAATACCATTGCAGAACAAGTCTCTTTAGAGAAACAAAAATTATTAGATCAGGTGATCCCACAATCAATATATAACAACAATCTTTCTAAAGACTGTTATCTGCTGATGGCTCCTGAATTAGGAAATACCAAGCCCCATAAACTTTATGTTGCCCGTTTAGACGGTAAACCTGTTGCTGCCGCATTAGAATCTACTGCGCCAGATGGATATTCAGGAGCAATAGAGCTTCTTGTGGGTGCTGACTTTACAGGAAATGTACTTGGTGTGCGTGTTACCGCACACAATGAAACACCAGGGTTGGGTGATAAAATTGAAACACGAATTTCGGACTGGATCACAACGCTGAGTAATAAATTCATTTCTAGTGAAAACGATCCACACTGGGCAGTAAAAAAAGATGGTGGCGATTTTGATCAATTTACGGGCGCGACGATCACCCCTCGCGCTGTCGTCAACTCATCAAAACGTACTGCGTGGCTAATACAATCTTTACCAGAGAAGTTAGATACACTCTCTGTCTGTGAGGCAAATTAA
- the rsxD gene encoding electron transport complex subunit RsxD, translating into MKFRPIQNNNSKLKIASSPFTHNQQSTSQVMLWVTLAALPGILSQIYFFGLGTLYQIMLAIIVALVTETLCVKLKKEDPLLYLKDNSALLTGVLLAISIPPLAPWWIIVLGTFVAIVIAKHIYGGLGQNPFNPAMVGYVVLLISFPVQMTSWMPPVELQAVSYNVMDSLSIFFTGHTSSGLTLEDLRRSVDGITQATPLDSFKTGLLTHSINEVLATPILQGEFAGIGWQWVNVAYLVGGLILLYKRIISWHIPVAMISVLALCSVISWGIDPTRYSQPLLQLFSGATMLGAFFIATDPVSASTTPKGRLIYAGMIGLLVWVIRVYGGYPDAIAFSVLLANIAVPLIDSYTRPRVYGH; encoded by the coding sequence ATGAAATTCAGACCAATACAAAATAACAACAGTAAATTAAAAATTGCGAGTTCACCTTTTACGCATAATCAACAGTCCACCAGCCAAGTCATGCTATGGGTAACGTTAGCTGCATTGCCGGGGATCTTAAGCCAAATCTATTTCTTTGGCTTAGGCACCCTTTACCAAATTATGTTAGCGATTATCGTAGCGCTTGTTACTGAAACACTGTGTGTAAAACTCAAAAAAGAAGATCCCTTACTTTATCTGAAAGATAACTCTGCACTTCTTACTGGTGTATTGCTCGCCATTAGTATTCCGCCTTTAGCACCATGGTGGATCATTGTATTAGGTACTTTTGTTGCCATTGTTATCGCAAAACATATTTATGGTGGCTTAGGACAAAATCCATTTAATCCCGCAATGGTGGGTTATGTCGTTTTACTGATCTCATTCCCAGTACAAATGACATCTTGGATGCCTCCCGTTGAATTACAGGCAGTCTCTTACAATGTCATGGATAGCTTAAGTATCTTCTTTACAGGGCATACATCATCTGGCTTAACGCTTGAAGATTTAAGACGCTCTGTTGATGGCATTACACAAGCAACACCTCTTGATAGCTTTAAAACAGGTTTATTAACTCACTCTATTAACGAAGTCTTAGCGACACCTATTTTACAAGGTGAATTTGCGGGCATTGGCTGGCAATGGGTGAATGTAGCTTATTTAGTCGGTGGATTAATTTTGCTATATAAACGCATTATTAGCTGGCATATCCCTGTTGCCATGATTTCTGTTTTAGCATTATGTTCTGTGATTAGCTGGGGTATTGATCCTACGCGTTATTCACAACCGCTATTACAACTCTTCTCCGGTGCAACAATGTTAGGCGCCTTCTTTATTGCGACAGATCCGGTTAGTGCCTCAACCACCCCTAAGGGGCGCTTAATTTATGCAGGTATGATTGGTTTATTAGTTTGGGTTATACGTGTTTATGGTGGATACCCAGATGCAATCGCCTTCTCGGTATTGCTTGCCAATATCGCTGTGCCACTCATTGATAGCTATACACGCCCTCGTGTTTACGGACATTAA
- the rsxC gene encoding electron transport complex subunit RsxC: protein MFNLFSLFKKDKIWDFKGGIHPPEMKLQSSRTPMRIAQLPDEVIIPIHQHLGVPGQLCVNVGEHVLKGQPLTKGIGRTLPVHASISGTVIAIEPFPSAHPSGLPEIAVRIQSDGKDEWREKSPIINYQLESRDTLLSRIHEAGIAGLGGAGFPTASKLKGGGDLVKTLIVNAAECEPYITADDRLMQEHADEVIAGCQVLIHLLSPNEVLIGIEDNKPEAIEALKHALNAVPDEKRIFIRVIPTKYPSGGAKQLTKILTGKEVPSGGRSSDIGVLMQNVGTVVAIKRAIIDDEPLIERVVTVTGNGAKTPGNFWARLGTPIYSLLKQTGFVAGSEQMVIMGGPLMGFTLPDLNAPVVKITNCLLIPSVEEMDTDNLEEACIRCGHCVDACPSGLLPQQLYWFSKGKEHEKAQQHNLFDCIECGACAFVCPSNIPLVQYYRQEKAEIREIDAEAKRAAEAKARFEAKKIRMEREKLEREARHQRAAVKLDDTEQSEVQSALSRVKAKQNIGKIISVKAGEEPDNAAAIAARKKRKEEVRAKQAAKLAQQKALEASSENTASESEDADPRKAAVAAALARVKAKKAQQASQSSTVEAPVQNAEAEEVDPRKAAVAAALARVKAKKAQQASQSSTVEAPVQNAEAEEVDPRKAAVAAALARVKAKKAQQASQASTDEAPVQNAEPEEVDPRKAAVAAAIARVKAKKEALQAPTETTTDEAPAQNAEAEEADPRKAAVAAAIARVKAKKEALQAPTETTTDEAPAQNAEPEEVDPRKAAVAAAIARVKAKKEAEQHRAKEEVTLD from the coding sequence ATGTTTAATCTCTTTTCGTTATTTAAAAAAGATAAAATCTGGGATTTTAAAGGCGGTATTCATCCTCCTGAAATGAAATTACAGTCAAGTCGTACACCTATGCGCATAGCGCAATTACCTGATGAAGTCATTATTCCTATTCATCAGCACTTAGGTGTACCGGGTCAACTTTGTGTCAACGTAGGTGAACATGTATTAAAAGGGCAACCGCTAACAAAAGGGATTGGCAGAACATTACCTGTACATGCCTCTATTTCAGGTACGGTCATAGCAATAGAACCCTTTCCAAGTGCTCACCCTTCTGGATTACCTGAAATTGCGGTAAGAATTCAGTCTGACGGTAAAGATGAATGGCGAGAAAAATCACCTATCATCAATTACCAGTTAGAAAGCAGAGATACATTACTTAGCCGTATTCATGAAGCCGGTATTGCAGGATTAGGCGGTGCAGGATTCCCAACCGCATCAAAATTAAAAGGTGGTGGCGATCTCGTTAAAACATTGATAGTCAATGCAGCAGAATGTGAACCTTATATCACCGCTGACGATCGCTTAATGCAAGAACACGCTGATGAAGTGATTGCAGGATGTCAGGTATTAATTCACCTTCTCTCTCCTAATGAAGTCTTAATTGGTATTGAAGATAACAAGCCTGAAGCTATTGAGGCATTAAAACACGCCTTAAATGCAGTACCTGATGAAAAACGTATTTTCATTCGTGTTATCCCAACAAAATACCCATCAGGCGGTGCTAAACAACTTACCAAGATCTTAACGGGTAAAGAAGTACCATCAGGAGGTCGTTCATCTGACATTGGCGTTTTAATGCAAAACGTAGGTACGGTCGTTGCTATCAAACGCGCAATTATCGATGATGAACCTTTAATTGAGCGTGTCGTCACCGTTACAGGTAATGGAGCAAAAACACCGGGTAACTTCTGGGCGCGTTTAGGTACACCCATTTACTCGTTATTAAAACAAACTGGCTTTGTAGCAGGCTCTGAACAAATGGTGATTATGGGTGGGCCATTAATGGGCTTTACCTTACCAGACTTAAATGCCCCTGTTGTTAAGATAACGAACTGTCTACTTATCCCTTCCGTTGAAGAGATGGATACAGATAACCTTGAAGAAGCCTGTATCCGTTGTGGTCATTGTGTTGATGCTTGTCCTAGTGGTTTGTTACCTCAACAACTTTACTGGTTTAGTAAAGGTAAAGAGCATGAGAAAGCACAACAACATAATTTATTTGATTGTATTGAATGTGGTGCATGTGCATTTGTTTGCCCAAGTAATATTCCACTCGTTCAATACTACCGCCAAGAAAAAGCAGAAATACGTGAAATCGATGCAGAGGCAAAGCGCGCGGCTGAAGCCAAAGCACGTTTTGAAGCGAAAAAAATACGTATGGAGCGAGAAAAACTTGAACGTGAAGCAAGACATCAACGTGCAGCAGTTAAACTCGATGATACTGAACAGAGTGAAGTTCAATCCGCACTCTCTCGCGTAAAAGCAAAACAAAATATCGGTAAAATTATTTCTGTTAAAGCAGGTGAAGAGCCAGATAACGCAGCCGCTATTGCCGCCCGTAAAAAACGGAAAGAAGAAGTCAGAGCAAAACAAGCAGCTAAATTAGCACAACAAAAAGCACTAGAAGCATCAAGTGAGAATACAGCGAGTGAGAGCGAAGATGCTGATCCGCGTAAAGCTGCCGTTGCTGCCGCATTAGCTCGTGTTAAAGCCAAGAAGGCACAGCAAGCTTCCCAATCTTCAACTGTTGAAGCACCTGTTCAAAATGCCGAAGCAGAAGAAGTCGATCCGCGTAAAGCTGCCGTTGCTGCCGCATTAGCTCGTGTTAAAGCCAAGAAGGCACAGCAAGCTTCTCAATCTTCAACCGTTGAAGCGCCTGTTCAAAATGCCGAAGCAGAAGAAGTCGATCCGCGCAAAGCTGCCGTTGCCGCCGCATTAGCTCGTGTTAAAGCCAAGAAGGCACAGCAGGCTTCCCAAGCTTCAACCGATGAAGCGCCTGTTCAAAATGCTGAACCAGAAGAAGTCGATCCACGTAAAGCTGCCGTTGCTGCCGCAATTGCTAGAGTAAAAGCGAAAAAAGAGGCTTTACAAGCTCCAACAGAAACAACTACTGATGAAGCGCCTGCTCAAAATGCTGAAGCAGAAGAAGCCGATCCACGTAAAGCTGCCGTTGCTGCCGCAATTGCTAGAGTAAAAGCAAAAAAAGAGGCTTTACAAGCTCCAACAGAAACAACTACTGATGAAGCACCGGCTCAAAATGCTGAACCAGAAGAAGTCGATCCACGTAAAGCTGCCGTTGCTGCTGCAATTGCTAGAGTAAAAGCAAAAAAAGAAGCCGAACAACATCGAGCTAAAGAAGAAGTTACCTTGGACTAA
- the rsxB gene encoding electron transport complex subunit RsxB, with the protein MNSLWIAIGVLGALGLIFGLILGYSARRFKVEEDPIVERIDAILPQSQCGQCGHPGCRPYADAVANNGEMINRCAPGGEQVMLKIAELMGVDPQPLDGDEEALNPIRKVALIDEDNCIGCTKCIQACPVDAIVGATRAMHTIIEDLCTGCDLCVPPCPTDCITLVPVKVTTSNWKWDLNTIPVKNIPAEPEETPEDEPSLKTEDNAHV; encoded by the coding sequence ATGAATTCTTTATGGATAGCAATTGGCGTACTAGGTGCGCTAGGTCTTATCTTTGGACTAATTTTGGGCTATTCCGCACGTCGTTTTAAAGTGGAAGAAGATCCTATTGTCGAAAGAATTGACGCAATATTACCGCAAAGCCAATGCGGGCAATGTGGTCATCCTGGGTGTCGCCCTTATGCCGATGCAGTTGCAAACAATGGTGAGATGATTAACCGTTGTGCGCCGGGTGGCGAACAAGTGATGTTAAAAATAGCTGAATTGATGGGGGTTGATCCTCAACCGCTTGATGGTGACGAAGAAGCGTTAAATCCAATTAGAAAAGTTGCCTTAATTGATGAAGATAATTGCATAGGATGCACTAAGTGTATTCAAGCCTGTCCTGTTGATGCCATTGTGGGCGCAACACGAGCTATGCATACTATTATTGAAGACTTATGTACTGGGTGTGATTTATGTGTTCCCCCTTGCCCTACTGATTGTATAACCTTGGTTCCTGTCAAAGTCACAACCTCTAACTGGAAATGGGATTTAAACACAATCCCTGTTAAAAACATTCCAGCAGAGCCTGAAGAAACACCTGAAGATGAACCGTCATTAAAGACGGAGGATAACGCTCATGTTTAA
- the rsxA gene encoding electron transport complex subunit RsxA, which produces MTDYLLLFVGTVLVNNFVLVKFLGLCPFMGVSKKLETAIGMGFATTFVMTLASISSWLMDNFILVPLDLLYLRTLSFILVIAVVVQFTEMVVRKTSPTLYRLLGIFLPLITTNCAVLGVALLNINQAHTFMQSAVYGFGAAVGFSLVMVLFAAIRERLAVANVPAPFKGASIGLITAGLMSLAFMGFSGLVKL; this is translated from the coding sequence ATGACTGATTACTTGCTTCTATTCGTCGGCACCGTATTGGTGAATAACTTTGTACTCGTCAAATTCCTAGGTTTATGCCCATTTATGGGTGTATCAAAAAAATTAGAAACCGCGATCGGAATGGGATTTGCGACGACCTTTGTTATGACGCTCGCCTCGATTAGTTCTTGGCTGATGGATAATTTTATTTTAGTTCCTTTGGACTTACTTTATTTACGCACACTGAGCTTTATCTTAGTTATTGCAGTAGTTGTTCAATTCACTGAAATGGTCGTAAGAAAAACAAGCCCTACACTCTATCGTTTGTTAGGGATCTTCTTACCATTAATTACCACAAACTGTGCCGTCTTAGGTGTTGCGTTATTAAATATCAATCAAGCTCACACATTTATGCAATCAGCTGTGTATGGTTTTGGTGCAGCGGTAGGATTCTCTCTTGTGATGGTATTATTTGCCGCTATTCGAGAAAGATTAGCCGTCGCCAATGTACCTGCGCCATTTAAAGGTGCTTCAATTGGTTTAATTACCGCAGGTTTAATGTCTCTTGCCTTTATGGGTTTTAGTGGTTTGGTGAAACTGTAA
- a CDS encoding DUF2569 domain-containing protein produces the protein MKFDLKANTSNNLSGKAPITGWLLAPLAYMILSIIGSGLMSVLYVIKYFSDFSILHQLSFHVISSWYLSALTTWVMFAFTLYLLRQFFYRAQNFPRLFILWLLINLLLAIKSFGFAPVDDQTALKSLLWSVFSTVCFVPYIKYAKRVRETFTQLR, from the coding sequence ATGAAATTTGATCTCAAAGCAAACACGTCGAATAACCTTTCAGGAAAAGCGCCTATTACAGGGTGGTTGCTTGCGCCATTGGCGTATATGATCTTGTCGATTATTGGCTCTGGGTTGATGTCGGTTCTCTATGTTATTAAATATTTTTCAGATTTTTCGATCCTCCACCAGCTTTCTTTTCATGTAATCTCAAGTTGGTATCTTTCTGCATTAACAACCTGGGTGATGTTCGCCTTCACGTTATATCTGTTAAGACAATTTTTTTATCGCGCTCAAAATTTCCCACGTCTATTTATTTTGTGGTTACTGATTAACTTACTCTTAGCCATTAAAAGCTTTGGTTTTGCTCCTGTTGACGACCAAACAGCGTTAAAATCCCTCCTATGGTCAGTCTTCTCAACAGTCTGTTTTGTGCCTTATATCAAATATGCTAAGCGTGTTCGTGAAACTTTCACACAACTTCGATAA
- a CDS encoding oxidoreductase has product MAIKLNVGIIGYGYASKTFHAPLITTTEGLNLSAISSSDENKVKQDFPHITVYADPQALINDPSIDLIIIPTPNNTHYSLASQALDKGKHVVVDKPFTLTLEEAEKLTQQATDAGKLLSVFHNRRWDSGFLTVKKLLADKTLGHVSAYEAHFDRFRPVVRQRWREDAGIGGGLWYDLAPHVLDQAVCLFGEPKAITADIAQLRPNAKNADYFHALLEYDNLRVVLHASMLVASPTPIFAIHGTKGSYVKYGLDTQEDALKAGYFPNQTYNWGMDHNDGELTILSESGELETTTLTTLSGDYPAYYQQIYRAITLGEENPVTPIQATAIMRLIEAGEISNRLKQTITL; this is encoded by the coding sequence ATGGCAATTAAACTTAATGTTGGAATTATCGGGTATGGCTATGCCAGTAAAACCTTTCATGCTCCGCTAATAACAACAACCGAAGGCTTAAATCTTAGTGCAATTTCAAGCTCTGATGAAAATAAAGTTAAACAAGATTTTCCTCACATTACGGTTTATGCTGATCCTCAAGCACTGATTAATGATCCCTCAATAGACTTAATCATTATTCCAACACCGAATAATACTCACTATTCACTGGCTTCACAGGCTCTGGACAAAGGTAAGCATGTTGTTGTTGATAAACCGTTTACTCTGACACTAGAAGAAGCTGAAAAATTGACTCAGCAAGCAACAGATGCCGGTAAACTTCTTTCCGTCTTTCATAATCGCCGTTGGGATTCTGGTTTCTTAACCGTTAAAAAGCTTTTAGCTGATAAAACACTAGGTCATGTCAGTGCATATGAAGCGCATTTTGATCGTTTTCGCCCAGTTGTTCGTCAACGTTGGCGAGAAGATGCAGGAATTGGTGGGGGGCTTTGGTACGATCTTGCGCCTCATGTTCTTGACCAAGCAGTTTGCCTATTTGGTGAACCTAAAGCGATTACTGCTGATATTGCTCAATTACGCCCTAATGCAAAAAATGCTGATTACTTTCATGCATTACTAGAATATGACAATCTTAGAGTTGTTCTTCATGCTTCTATGTTAGTTGCATCACCGACACCTATCTTTGCTATTCATGGGACAAAAGGAAGCTATGTTAAGTATGGCTTAGATACCCAAGAAGATGCCTTAAAAGCCGGTTATTTTCCTAATCAAACTTATAATTGGGGGATGGACCATAATGATGGTGAACTAACTATACTATCAGAGTCTGGTGAGTTAGAAACAACCACACTCACTACGCTTTCTGGTGATTATCCTGCTTACTATCAACAAATTTATCGTGCAATTACATTGGGTGAAGAAAACCCGGTTACGCCAATACAAGCAACAGCCATTATGCGTTTGATTGAAGCTGGCGAAATTTCTAATCGTTTAAAACAAACTATAACGCTATAA